A stretch of Kyrpidia spormannii DNA encodes these proteins:
- the rplC gene encoding 50S ribosomal protein L3: MMKGILGRKLGMTQVFREDGRVVPVTVIEAGPCIVLQKKTVETDGYVAIQLGFADKKGRRANRPETGHAAKSGATPKKYIREIRNVDIAEYEVGQELRADVFAPGELVDVTGISKGKGYAGAIKRHNQARGPMAHGSKYHRGVGSLGSIAPNRVFKGQTLPGRMGGERVTVQNLEVIQADPERNLLLVKGAVPGPRNSYVIVKSAVKATVK, translated from the coding sequence ATCATGAAAGGTATCTTGGGACGGAAACTCGGTATGACCCAGGTGTTCCGGGAGGATGGACGCGTGGTCCCGGTCACCGTCATCGAAGCGGGTCCATGCATTGTCCTGCAAAAGAAAACCGTGGAAACCGACGGGTATGTGGCGATCCAGTTGGGGTTTGCCGACAAAAAGGGCCGGCGGGCAAACCGGCCGGAGACTGGCCACGCAGCCAAGTCCGGGGCAACTCCGAAGAAATATATTCGCGAGATCCGCAATGTCGATATCGCGGAATATGAAGTGGGACAGGAACTGCGGGCGGACGTTTTCGCTCCGGGGGAACTGGTGGACGTCACCGGGATCTCCAAAGGTAAAGGCTACGCGGGCGCGATCAAGCGCCACAATCAGGCACGCGGCCCCATGGCCCACGGCTCAAAATATCACCGGGGCGTAGGTTCCCTGGGCTCCATTGCGCCCAACCGGGTGTTTAAGGGCCAGACCCTGCCCGGCCGAATGGGCGGAGAGCGGGTGACCGTTCAAAACCTTGAAGTGATCCAAGCCGATCCAGAGCGCAACCTGCTCCTTGTAAAAGGTGCGGTACCGGGCCCCCGGAACAGCTATGTGATCGTGAAATCGGCGGTCAAAGCAACGGTGAAGTGA
- the rplD gene encoding 50S ribosomal protein L4 — protein MPKVAVYNAAGEQVGELELSEKVFGVDVKPAVLHQAVVAQLANARQGTRATKNRALVRGGGRKPWRQKGTGRARQGSIRAPQWVGGGTVFGPQPRDFSMRLPKKLRRLAIRGALSSKVSEGSLIVLDSIPIEAPKTKEMIRILSNLKVPGKALVVGEGLNQPAYLSARNIPGVKYLPATDINVVDLLHHDHLVVTTGAVKRIEEVFA, from the coding sequence GTGCCAAAAGTTGCAGTATACAATGCGGCGGGAGAACAGGTCGGCGAACTTGAGCTATCGGAAAAAGTGTTCGGAGTGGACGTCAAGCCGGCCGTGCTTCACCAGGCGGTGGTGGCTCAGTTGGCCAACGCGAGACAAGGCACCCGGGCCACCAAGAACCGAGCGTTGGTACGCGGTGGCGGGCGCAAGCCATGGCGCCAAAAAGGGACGGGCCGGGCCCGGCAAGGCAGCATTCGCGCGCCGCAATGGGTGGGGGGCGGCACGGTTTTTGGACCCCAGCCCCGGGATTTTTCAATGCGGCTGCCCAAGAAGCTCCGCCGTCTGGCGATTCGCGGCGCCCTCAGCTCGAAGGTGTCCGAGGGTAGCCTGATCGTCCTGGATTCCATCCCGATCGAGGCCCCGAAAACCAAAGAAATGATCCGGATCCTGTCTAATCTGAAAGTGCCGGGCAAGGCGCTGGTGGTCGGAGAAGGCCTCAACCAGCCCGCATACCTGTCAGCCCGGAACATCCCGGGTGTGAAATACCTCCCGGCGACGGATATCAATGTGGTCGATCTTTTACACCACGATCACCTCGTTGTCACGACGGGCGCTGTAAAGCGGATCGAGGAGGTGTTCGCCTGA
- the tuf gene encoding elongation factor Tu, which translates to MAKQKYERTKPHVNIGTIGHVDHGKTTLTAAITAVLAKHGRAQATKYDEIDKAPEEKERGITINTAHVEYETEKRHYAHVDCPGHADYVKNMITGAAQMDGAILVVSAADGPMPQTREHILLARQVGVPYIVVFLNKCDMVDDEELLELVEMEVRDLLNEYEFPGDDVPVIRGSALKALEDPNGPWADKIEELMNAVDEYIPTPEREVDKPFLMPVEDVFTITGRGTVATGRVERGKVKVGDEVEIVGLREEPKKTVVTGVEMFRKLLDEAVAGDNIGVLLRGVDRKEVERGQVLVKPGSIKPHTKFRAQVYVLTKEEGGRHTPFFNGYRPQFYFRTTDVTGVVKLPEGTEMVMPGDNVTMEVELISQIALEEGTRFAIREGGRTVGAGAVTAILQ; encoded by the coding sequence ATGGCGAAACAAAAGTACGAGCGCACCAAGCCCCACGTCAATATCGGGACGATCGGTCACGTCGACCACGGCAAGACTACGCTGACCGCGGCGATCACTGCCGTGTTGGCGAAACACGGGCGCGCCCAAGCCACGAAGTATGATGAGATCGACAAGGCCCCGGAGGAAAAGGAACGCGGCATTACCATCAATACCGCTCACGTGGAGTATGAGACCGAGAAGCGGCACTATGCCCACGTGGACTGCCCGGGACACGCGGACTATGTGAAGAACATGATCACCGGAGCCGCTCAGATGGACGGTGCCATCCTGGTGGTGTCGGCGGCGGATGGCCCGATGCCTCAGACCCGGGAACACATCCTCCTGGCGCGACAGGTTGGCGTGCCCTACATCGTCGTCTTCCTGAACAAATGCGACATGGTGGATGACGAGGAGCTGTTGGAACTGGTTGAAATGGAGGTCCGGGATCTGCTCAACGAATATGAGTTCCCCGGCGATGACGTCCCGGTGATTCGGGGTTCTGCGCTCAAGGCGCTCGAAGATCCCAACGGCCCCTGGGCGGATAAGATCGAAGAGCTCATGAACGCTGTCGATGAATACATTCCGACCCCCGAGCGGGAAGTCGATAAACCCTTCCTGATGCCGGTGGAAGACGTGTTCACGATCACCGGCCGCGGAACGGTGGCCACGGGCAGGGTCGAGCGCGGGAAGGTCAAAGTCGGGGATGAGGTCGAGATCGTCGGTCTGCGGGAAGAGCCGAAGAAAACTGTCGTTACCGGCGTAGAGATGTTCCGGAAACTGCTTGATGAAGCGGTGGCCGGCGATAACATCGGCGTTCTGCTGCGCGGTGTTGATCGCAAAGAGGTGGAGCGCGGCCAGGTGTTAGTGAAACCCGGGAGCATCAAACCTCACACCAAATTCCGGGCTCAGGTCTATGTCCTGACCAAGGAGGAAGGCGGCCGGCACACCCCGTTCTTTAACGGGTATCGCCCGCAGTTCTATTTTCGGACCACGGACGTGACCGGCGTTGTCAAACTCCCCGAAGGCACCGAGATGGTTATGCCGGGGGATAACGTCACGATGGAAGTGGAACTGATTAGCCAGATCGCCCTGGAGGAAGGAACCCGCTTTGCCATTCGGGAAGGCGGCCGAACGGTGGGGGCTGGGGCCGTCACGGCGATCCTGCAATAA
- the rplW gene encoding 50S ribosomal protein L23 codes for MKSPYDIILRPVVTEESTDQMALRKYTFFVDPRANKVEIKKAVEAIFDVKVAKVNTIRVPGKKKRYGRHTGYTAERKKAVVTLTEDSKEIKIFDGA; via the coding sequence ATGAAAAGCCCCTATGACATCATCCTTCGGCCGGTGGTCACCGAGGAAAGTACCGATCAGATGGCTTTGCGAAAATATACCTTCTTTGTGGACCCGCGGGCGAACAAAGTGGAGATCAAAAAAGCGGTGGAAGCGATCTTTGATGTGAAGGTCGCGAAGGTCAACACGATCCGCGTACCCGGCAAAAAGAAGCGTTACGGGCGGCACACCGGGTATACGGCAGAGCGGAAGAAGGCCGTGGTCACTTTGACGGAGGACTCGAAGGAGATCAAGATCTTTGACGGAGCGTGA
- the rpsJ gene encoding 30S ribosomal protein S10 produces MAKQKIRIRLKAFDHRILDQSAEKIVETAKRSGAGVSGPVPLPTERSVITILRAPHKYKDSREQFEMRTHKRLIDIVNPTPQTVDALMRLDLPSGVDIEIKL; encoded by the coding sequence ATGGCGAAGCAAAAGATTCGAATCCGCCTCAAAGCCTTTGACCATCGTATTCTCGATCAGTCTGCGGAGAAGATCGTCGAGACGGCCAAACGGTCTGGCGCAGGAGTTTCGGGACCCGTGCCGCTGCCCACAGAGCGGTCGGTGATCACCATTCTCCGGGCTCCCCACAAGTATAAGGACTCCCGGGAGCAGTTCGAAATGCGGACTCATAAACGGCTGATCGACATCGTCAACCCCACGCCTCAGACGGTGGATGCGCTGATGCGACTGGATCTGCCATCCGGCGTGGACATTGAGATCAAACTCTGA